A segment of the Candidatus Pelagisphaera phototrophica genome:
TGCCCACTACAGGGCTTCCCCTGCCATTTATAAGCTACGGAGGATCCAATTTTCTAGTAATGGGTTTGTGCGTAGCGTTGATTTTGAATACAAGTTTAGCGTGGAAATCCCCAGCGTTGAATGATTCCAAGAGAAAACTCAAAGAAATCTGAGAATGAGACGAGCTCTGATCGCATGTGGCGGAACAGGTGGGCACTTGGCGCCTGGAATCGCTCTCGCTGAGGAGCTGTCGTCTCGCGGTTGGGAATGTAAATTGCTAATTAGCGGCAAGCAGGTAGATTCGATACTCGTTCAGAAGTACACCCAATTTAAGTATGAAGCTATCGCTGGTAGTGGGCTGAGTTTTCATCCCGTCAAACTTTTCCGATTTCTGAGGGATTTGCTAAACGGTTATCGATCTTGTGGTCGAATCATTCGGTCGAGCGGTCCGGAGCTTGTGGTTGGCTTTGGAGGTTTTATATCCGCGTCTGCTCTTTTGGCGGGTGCCCGCAATGGAGTTCCGGTTGCGATTCATGAGGCAAATCAGATTCCCGGTAGGGTGACTCGCCTCACGAGTCGATTTGCGAGTCGTGTGTACCTCCCAAATGGAGCAGTTCTGAAAGAAGCGAAGAAAGACTGTATACGAAATGTTGGGATGCCACTTCGCACGGAATTTGAACGTCGCTCGAAGGGTGAAGCCAAGCGTGTTTTGGGATTTGATCCTGATAAAAAATTGTTGCTCGTTTTTGGAGGGAGCCAGGGAGCGCTGGCTCTGAATGAGTGGGCGAAACAACACTCGAGAATTTTGAACGAAAACCAAATCCAGTTACTATGTCTAACGGGTATGTCTGGTGGTTGTTCAGAAAGCGCAACAATCGATTCGGATGAGGCAGCTCAATCAAAGACGATCTTCATGGAATTTAGCGAACAAATGGCAATATTGCTATCGGCTGCGGACTTGGCGATTTCCAGAGCGGGTGCAGGCAGCATTGCTGAACTTATTCGATGTCGAGTACCCGCAATATTGGTCCCGTATCCGTATGCGGCAGACAATCACCAGCTTTTCAATGCACAGAGATTTGTAACTCAAGGAGGCGGGGTTTTATGTCAGCAAGAAGAAATCAAGAGTCTCCTGAATATCGCACTGGATATGATTTCTAGTGACGAAAAACGTAATCGATTAACGGAGAATCTTGAAGCTATGGACCAATCGAGCTCCCAATCTGAAATTGCTGACGATCTGGAGCGTTTGGCCACAATAACTAAAGACGGGCAGAAGGAGGCCCTTGAAGTAACCCAATGCCAGTAAAACGTTCTTCGGAAATTCGAAGAATTCACCTGATTGGAGTTTCAGGAGCTGGAATGCTGCCTTTGTCCATTTGCCTTAAACAAGCGGGCGTGAATGTCAGCGGCGAGGATAACCGGATGACCTCGGAGGCGAAGGAAGCTCTGGAGCGTTATCAAATTCCTATCCTGTCCGCCTCTGATATCAAAAATAGTGAGGTGCTGGTTGTTTATTCATCCGTGATTGGAGATTCACACCCTTCTAGGGTGGAATCGAGTCGTCGCGGCTGGAAACAGATTCAGCGAGGTTTATGTCTGGCGGACGTTGTCAAAGGAAAGAGGCTAATTGCGGTCGCAGGTTCCCATGGTAAAACTTCTACAACCGGGATATTGATAGATCTTTTCGAGTCTATTGGCGAAGAGCCCAGCTATGCGATGGGGGGGCGCTTCGCTTCGAAAAGAGACCCCGGAAGATGGACACAATCAGAATGGATGATCGTCGAACTGGACGAAAGCGATGGAACGATCGAGGAATTTAGTCCTGAAATTTCAATCATTCTAAACGCAGATCATGATCACCATTCAAAATATGCGACCGAAACAGAATACCTAGACATTTTCAGGCGATTGGGACTCAGGACAACAGGGCACGTTGTATTGAACGAAGTTCTACGCGGTTCAGTAGACGAGCAGTTGGCACAGGATCTAGTCGTGTATGCTAAGGTCGAAAATTCGGAACGAGTGGCGACGAATCAACTGGGCGACTTCAGCAGGAATAATCAGCAAATGGCCTTAGCCGCAATGGAAGTGGCGGGACTCAAAAAGCCAGATGTGGCGAAGGTACGCTTTACGCCGATCAAGCGACGTCAGTCGTGTCTCTATTTTTCACCTACATTGAACGTTATTGAAGACTATGCTCACCACCCTGTGGAGATAGCTGCGATTAGGGAAGGTCTGGCGTCAGTGTTTTCAAGGAAGACGATTGCCGTTTTCCAGCCTCACCGCTACTCGAGAACGCTTTCGCTTAAAGGAGAGTTGGCTGCCGAGTTGTCGCGCTTCGACTACGTACATCTTTTAGAGGTGTACGAGGCATCAGAGGATCCAATCGAAGGGGGTAGTGGGCGTGATTTGTACGATGCTTGCAAAAATCGCTTCGAGCACTGCGAATTCCACTCTGATGAGGGCGCGTTGCTCCGCGCTCTTGAGTCAAAAATCGTTGAGAGTAATCTCTTGAACGTAGTTTTTTTGGGAGCCGGAAAAACAGACATTCTGGCACGCCAATTTGTCCAAAATCTCTTTGCGAAAGATTTGCGTTGGGGAGTGCTGTATTCAGAAATATCGAGCGTGCTTGATTATGGATCCAAAATTCGTTCTCAAGAACCTCTAAGCAACAAGACAACCCTTAGACTTGGGGGGACGGCGGAATTGTATTTTGAGCCAGCGTCTGGACCCGAACTGGCGACGGCCCTGCGAGTTTGCCATGAAAGCGGAATTCCGGTTTATCCGCTGGGTCGAGGGTCCAACCTCATAGTGCCTGATAGTGGCGTGTCAGGATTGGTGATTCGTCTTTCCCATAACCACTGGAGGCGTTTTGAGATTCTATCGGAAG
Coding sequences within it:
- the murB gene encoding UDP-N-acetylmuramate dehydrogenase yields the protein MPVKRSSEIRRIHLIGVSGAGMLPLSICLKQAGVNVSGEDNRMTSEAKEALERYQIPILSASDIKNSEVLVVYSSVIGDSHPSRVESSRRGWKQIQRGLCLADVVKGKRLIAVAGSHGKTSTTGILIDLFESIGEEPSYAMGGRFASKRDPGRWTQSEWMIVELDESDGTIEEFSPEISIILNADHDHHSKYATETEYLDIFRRLGLRTTGHVVLNEVLRGSVDEQLAQDLVVYAKVENSERVATNQLGDFSRNNQQMALAAMEVAGLKKPDVAKVRFTPIKRRQSCLYFSPTLNVIEDYAHHPVEIAAIREGLASVFSRKTIAVFQPHRYSRTLSLKGELAAELSRFDYVHLLEVYEASEDPIEGGSGRDLYDACKNRFEHCEFHSDEGALLRALESKIVESNLLNVVFLGAGKTDILARQFVQNLFAKDLRWGVLYSEISSVLDYGSKIRSQEPLSNKTTLRLGGTAELYFEPASGPELATALRVCHESGIPVYPLGRGSNLIVPDSGVSGLVIRLSHNHWRRFEILSEGEIRVGAGMRIKELCGIACREGLEGFEFLEGIPGSVGGALRMNAGAMGGWMFDVVKSVRFVNLDGTLVEANVKELSVGYRHCRELERAIALDAILVASAVGQKEVELRKAIDVYQSKRKESQPREPSAGCIFKNPEGASAGQLIDELGLKGSAIGGAEISPVHGNFIVNRGGATSEDVIELVRLVIRVAKSRRSIDLEPEALLYGSEWKDALS
- a CDS encoding UDP-N-acetylglucosamine--N-acetylmuramyl-(pentapeptide) pyrophosphoryl-undecaprenol N-acetylglucosamine transferase → MRRALIACGGTGGHLAPGIALAEELSSRGWECKLLISGKQVDSILVQKYTQFKYEAIAGSGLSFHPVKLFRFLRDLLNGYRSCGRIIRSSGPELVVGFGGFISASALLAGARNGVPVAIHEANQIPGRVTRLTSRFASRVYLPNGAVLKEAKKDCIRNVGMPLRTEFERRSKGEAKRVLGFDPDKKLLLVFGGSQGALALNEWAKQHSRILNENQIQLLCLTGMSGGCSESATIDSDEAAQSKTIFMEFSEQMAILLSAADLAISRAGAGSIAELIRCRVPAILVPYPYAADNHQLFNAQRFVTQGGGVLCQQEEIKSLLNIALDMISSDEKRNRLTENLEAMDQSSSQSEIADDLERLATITKDGQKEALEVTQCQ